DNA from Capsicum annuum cultivar UCD-10X-F1 unplaced genomic scaffold, UCD10Xv1.1 ctg29536, whole genome shotgun sequence:
CTCGAAAAAGCTTGTTCTCGCTTACGGAAAGTAGAAACCGAAGCCGAGCAGTTTCGAGTGAATGGATACTCCGAGATAGAAcgagaaaaattgaatttgattaaTTCAACTTATAAGACTTTGGAACaattagaaaattataaaaatgaaacGATTCAGTTTGAACAGCAAAGGGTTATTAATCAAGTCCGACAATGGGTTTTCCAACAAGCCTTACGAGGAGCTCTAGGAACTCTGAATAGTTGTTTGAACAACGAGTTACATTTACGTACCATTAGTGCCAATATTGGCATGTTGGGAACAATTAAAGAAATAACTGATTAGTCTTTCTACTgtaggtattatttttttctttcaaaaaagaataagaaagaatCATGGTAACCATTCGAGCTGACGAAATTAGTAATATTATCCGTGAACGTATTGAACAATATAATAGATAAGTAAAGATTGTAAATACCGGTACCGTACTTCAAGTAGGCGATGACATTGCTTATATTCACGATCTTAATGAAGTGATGGCGGCTGAATTAGTAGAATTTGAAGAGGGTATAATAGGCATTACTCTGAATTTGGAATCAAATAATGTTGGTGTTGTACTAATGGGCGATGGTTTGTTGATACAAGAAAGAAGTTCTATAAAAGCAAAGGCCCGTGAGTGAGGCTTATTTGGGTCGTGTTGTAAATGCCCTAGCTAAACCTATTGATGGTAGAGGTGAAATTTCAGCTTCTGAATTTCGATTAATTGAATCTGCCGCACTGGATATTATTTCGTGCCATTCTGTATATGAGCCTCTTCAAACCGAGCTTATTGCTATTGATTCGATGATCCCTATAGGATGTGGTCAGCGAGAATTAATTATTGGGGACAGACAGACCGATAAAACAGCAGTAGCCACAGACAGCATTCTTAATCAACAAGGTCAAAATGTAATATGTGTTTATGTAGCTATTGGGCAAAAAGCGTCTTCTCTGGCCCAGGTAGTAACGACTTCATAGGAAAGGGGAGCGATGGAATACACTATTGTGGTAGCCGAAACGGCGAATTCCCCTGCTACATTACAATACCTTGCTCCTTATACACGAGCAGCTCTGTCTGAATATTTTATGTATCGTGAACGACACACTTTAATCATTTATGATGATCTCTCCAAACAAGCGCAAGATTATCACCAAATGTCTCTTCTATTACGAAGACTGCCCGGTCAT
Protein-coding regions in this window:
- the LOC124891043 gene encoding LOW QUALITY PROTEIN: ATP synthase subunit b, chloroplastic-like (The sequence of the model RefSeq protein was modified relative to this genomic sequence to represent the inferred CDS: substituted 2 bases at 2 genomic stop codons) produces the protein MKNIIDSFVSLGHWPSAGSFGFNTDILAINPINLSVVLGVLIFLERECVRXLLDNQKXRILNTIQNSEELCGGAIEQLEKACSRLRKVETEAEQFRVNGYSEIEREKLNLINSTYKTLEQLENYKNETIQFEQQRVINQVRQWVFQQALRGALGTLNSCLNNELHLRTISANIGMLGTIKEITD